A genomic region of Streptomyces sp. NBC_00247 contains the following coding sequences:
- a CDS encoding ester cyclase yields MSDKINIRRILTEGFSQGKTEVLDELMTEDFVNHNAAPGMESGREGVKSVIRVERKGFPDLKAEIIRDFEDGEFVIQHVRLTGTHTGPAFGVEPTGRTISWNEMHIARVRDGRVSDHWACNDLHVLLTQLGKITPPDTSAFRQAAANS; encoded by the coding sequence GTGTCTGACAAGATCAACATTCGCCGCATTCTGACTGAGGGATTTTCTCAGGGCAAGACCGAGGTCCTCGACGAACTGATGACGGAGGACTTCGTCAATCACAACGCGGCACCCGGAATGGAATCCGGCCGCGAAGGCGTCAAGTCGGTGATCCGGGTCGAGCGAAAAGGCTTCCCGGACCTGAAGGCCGAGATCATCCGTGACTTCGAGGACGGCGAATTCGTCATCCAGCACGTCCGGCTGACCGGCACACACACGGGCCCGGCGTTCGGCGTGGAGCCGACCGGACGCACCATCAGCTGGAACGAGATGCACATCGCGCGGGTCCGTGACGGACGTGTGAGCGATCACTGGGCCTGCAACGACCTGCACGTCCTGCTGACGCAGTTGGGCAAGATTACGCCGCCCGACACTTCCGCGTTCCGCCAGGCTGCCGCCAACTCCTGA